In Desulfuribacillus alkaliarsenatis, a genomic segment contains:
- a CDS encoding quaternary amine ABC transporter ATP-binding protein — MGKIKVNQLTKIFGKNPKKGIELLAKGMSKQEILEKTGLTVGVNQATFEVQAGEIFVIMGLSGSGKSTLVRLFNRLIEPTSGQVLIDGEDLVKMSKDQLRYVRRKKMSMVFQKFALFPHRNVLENTEYGLEVQGMDKLERRKKAQKALELVDLKGYENSYPDELSGGMQQRVGLARALANDADILLMDEAFSALDPLIRKDMQDELLELQETMSKTIIFITHDLDEALRIGDRIALMKDGNIVQIGTPEEILMSPANDYVEKFVADVDLSKVLTAENVMIKAETMGVSKGPRVALQLMKERKISNIFIVDKKQTLQGVVTAHDASRAVEQGKTIEDIMIRDVPKVSPDTILTDLFEVVATEPIPVSVVDENGRLKGIIIRGAIMGALAGNTPEDTDASGKEVI, encoded by the coding sequence ATGGGGAAGATTAAAGTCAACCAATTGACAAAAATTTTTGGTAAAAATCCTAAAAAGGGGATTGAATTATTGGCCAAAGGTATGTCAAAGCAAGAAATTTTAGAGAAAACAGGATTAACTGTCGGAGTTAATCAAGCAACATTTGAGGTACAAGCAGGAGAAATATTTGTCATCATGGGATTGTCGGGAAGCGGTAAGTCTACACTAGTACGTTTATTTAACCGCTTAATTGAACCTACTTCTGGTCAAGTTCTTATAGATGGTGAAGATTTGGTTAAAATGAGCAAAGATCAATTACGTTATGTGCGTAGGAAAAAGATGAGTATGGTGTTTCAGAAATTTGCCCTGTTTCCCCATAGAAATGTGCTTGAAAACACTGAATATGGACTTGAGGTACAGGGGATGGACAAGCTAGAACGTCGGAAAAAAGCACAGAAGGCACTAGAGCTTGTAGATTTAAAAGGGTATGAAAACAGCTATCCAGATGAGTTAAGTGGAGGTATGCAACAACGTGTTGGTTTGGCGCGGGCACTTGCAAATGATGCCGATATTTTGTTGATGGATGAAGCATTTAGTGCACTTGATCCATTAATACGTAAAGATATGCAGGATGAGCTATTAGAGCTGCAGGAAACAATGTCAAAGACAATTATTTTTATTACACATGATTTAGATGAAGCGCTACGGATTGGCGATCGTATAGCACTCATGAAAGACGGAAACATTGTGCAAATTGGCACACCTGAGGAAATATTGATGAGCCCTGCTAATGATTATGTAGAGAAGTTCGTAGCAGATGTTGATTTGTCTAAGGTCCTTACGGCTGAGAATGTAATGATAAAAGCAGAAACAATGGGAGTTAGCAAGGGCCCTAGAGTAGCGCTGCAGCTTATGAAAGAGCGGAAAATTTCTAATATATTTATTGTAGATAAGAAACAGACCCTGCAAGGAGTTGTTACTGCGCACGATGCATCAAGGGCTGTAGAGCAGGGTAAAACAATTGAAGACATAATGATTAGAGATGTGCCTAAGGTCAGCCCAGATACGATACTTACAGACTTGTTTGAAGTTGTTGCAACAGAACCTATACCTGTTTCTGTTGTAGATGAGAATGGTCGCCTTAAAGGAATAATAATTCGCGGAGCAATTATGGGTGCTTTAGCTGGTAATACACCAGAAGATACTGATGCTTCGGGAAAAGAGGTGATATAG